Proteins encoded together in one Calonectris borealis chromosome W, bCalBor7.hap1.2, whole genome shotgun sequence window:
- the LOC142074820 gene encoding tubulin polyglutamylase complex subunit 2-like, whose protein sequence is MEEKPSASIKPYLDKLTLGVTRILETSPGVAEVTFVEKEPAERHTIISWEQKNSCILPEDLKNFYLMTDGFQMTWSVKTDDTPMPLGSMVINSVSKLCRLGGSSMYALPNAPTLADLEDDTDEEGNGDKPEKPHFDSRSLIFELDPCNGNGKVCLVYKHAKPVVSPDTEIWFLDRALYWHFLTKTFTAYYRLLITHLGLPQWQYAFTSYGVSPQAKQWFNMYKPITINTALLSEEADSFVNKLDPNKVFKSKNKTPVIKKKPPSQPAGSQKSHTSMTSSKTSSLAGNSSRK, encoded by the exons ATGGAGGAGAAGCCCTCCGCCAGCATCAAGCCCTACCTGGACAAGCTCACCCTGGGGGTCACACGGATATTGG AGACTTCTCCAGGAGTTGCTGAGGTGACGTTTGTGGAAAAGGAGCCAGCTGAACGCCACACAATCATTTCATGGGAGCAA AAAAATTCCTGCATATTGCCAGAGGATTTAAAGAACTTCTATCTGATGACCGATGGCTTCCAGATGACCTGGAGTGTGAAGACTGATG ATACCCCAATGCCCCTGGGCTCCATGGTGATTAATAGTGTCTCAAAGCTGTGTCGGCTTGGCGGTTCCTCTATGTACGCTCTGCCTAATGCACCAACTCTCGCTGACCTGGAAGATGACACAGACGAGGAAG gtaaTGGAGACAAACCAGAGAAGCCACACTTTGATTCTCGTAGTCTAATCTTTGAATTAGACCCATGCAATGGGAATGGGAAAGTTTGTCTTGTTTATAAGCACGCTAAACCAG TTGTCTCCCCAGACACAGAGATATGGTTCCTGGACAGAGCTCTGTATTGGCATTTCCTTACCAAAACCTTCACGGCCTACTACCGCCTGCTCATTACCCACCTGGGTCTCCCACAGTGGCAGTACGCCTTCACCAGCTATGGGGTCAGCCCCCAGGCCAAG CAATGGTTTAACATGTATAAACCCATAACCATCAACACAGCTCTCCTCTCTGAAGAGGCTGATTCCTTTGTGAACAAGCTGGACCCCAATAAGGTatttaaaagcaagaacaaaactcCAGTGATCAAAAAGAAACCGCCCTCCCAGCCAGCAGGCTCCCAAAAGAGTCACACAAGCATGACCTCCTCCAAGACATCCTCACTAGCTGGGAATTCTTCAAGGAAGTGA